The genome window TAAAATGTTAATGAAGTGAGTTTTTCCCGCATCTTCTGATATCCGGGTTTAATGATATTATATATATAATAAAGCCGCTCTTCATGATGGCAAAAAGCGGATTTCATAGCATTGATGGTAAGTTTTTCGATATCGTCCAGATTAATGCCGAAGGTTTCAACCGCGGTCAGGAATTCCTTTGTCATGGTCGTGTTGCCCATCAGACGGTCATCGGTATTGATGGTCAGGCGGAATTTTGATTTATAAAGCACGCCAAACGGATGGTTTTCAATTTTATCAACAGCACCGGTAAAGACATTTGAGAGTAGACATACTTCAATCGGAATCCGTTTGTCCAGAACATACTGTGCCAGATCACCCATTCCTGTAACTTTACCTTCTGCATCAAAACTGAAATCCTCAATCAGACGGGTTCCGTGCCCTATGCGGTGAGCACCGCACCACTGAATAGCCTGCCAGATGGACTCCTTGCCAAATGCCTCGCCTGCGTGGATGGTAATATTAAAATTCTGCCGCTGAATAAACTGGAATGCTTCAATATGTTTCTTTGGGGGGTATCCGCCTTCTTCACCGGCAAGGTCAAATCCCACGACTCCCTGG of Ignavibacteriales bacterium contains these proteins:
- a CDS encoding adenosine deaminase, with translation MKTEIIREVPKVLLHDHLDGGLRPQTVIDLARDLKYKKLPTSDPGELAEWFHRGANKGNLVEFLQGFEHTCGVMQTREGLTRVAYEMMEDMAQENVCYVETRFAPVLHTEKGLYHDDVVKAVLEGLEKGKRDFGVGYGLILCGMRNMKDSLEIAELAVNYRDQGVVGFDLAGEEGGYPPKKHIEAFQFIQRQNFNITIHAGEAFGKESIWQAIQWCGAHRIGHGTRLIEDFSFDAEGKVTGMGDLAQYVLDKRIPIEVCLLSNVFTGAVDKIENHPFGVLYKSKFRLTINTDDRLMGNTTMTKEFLTAVETFGINLDDIEKLTINAMKSAFCHHEERLYYIYNIIKPGYQKMREKLTSLTF